One genomic window of Nicotiana sylvestris chromosome 10, ASM39365v2, whole genome shotgun sequence includes the following:
- the LOC104240020 gene encoding extracellular ribonuclease LE-like: protein MKMASNSATSLFLTLFLIIQCLSLLTAAQDFDFFYFVQQWPGSYCDTKQSCCYPKTGKPASDFGIHGLWPNNNDGSYPSNCDSNSPYDQSQVSDLISRMQQNWPTLACPSGTGSAFWSHEWEKHGTCSESIFDQHGYFKKALDLKNQINLLEILQGAGINPDDGFYSLNSIKNAINSAIGYTPGIECNVDESGNSQLYQVYICVDGSGSNLIECPVFPRGKCGSSIEFPTF, encoded by the exons ATGAAAATGGCTTCAAATTCGGCCACTTCTCTGTTCTTGACACTATTTCTTATTATACAGTGTTTATCACTCCTTACTGCTGCTCAAGATTTTGACTTTTTCTACTTTGTTCAACAG TGGCCAGGGTCTTACTGTGACACTAAACAAAGTTGTTGCTACCCCAAAACTGGAAAACCAGCATCAGATTTTGGAATCCATGGACTTTGGCCTAATAACAATGATGGCTCTTACCCATCAAACTGTGATTCTAACAGTCCTTATGATCAATCTCAG GTTTCTGACTTAATCAGCAGAATGCAACAAAATTGGCCAACTCTAGCATGCCCAAGTGGTACTGGCTCAGCATTTTGGTCACATGAATGGGAAAAACATGGCACTTGTTCTGAATCTATTTTTGACCAACATGGCTATTTCAAGAAAGCTCTTGATCTCAAGAATCAAATTAATCTTTTGGAAATTCTTCAGGGTGCTGGAATTAACCCTGATGACGGATTTTATAGCTTGAACAGCATTAAAAATGCGATTAACAGCGCAATTGGGTATACTCCTGGAATCGAATGTAATGTAGACGAGTCGGGTAATAGCCAGTTATACCAGGTTTATATTTGTGTTGATGGCTCGGGTTCAAATCTCATCGAATGCCCTGTTTTTCCTAGGGGAAAATGTGGCTCCAGCATTGAGTTCCCAACATTTTAA